From the Oxobacter pfennigii genome, one window contains:
- a CDS encoding PHP domain-containing protein, whose product MDIDLHCHAKLSKKSQFSRSNFNNLIRAALRSGFHAIAVTEHFNTSGFEKIYELMDSYPYIDDHYIIDGLKVFCGMEVDIKEGGHVAIIGKRDDVSSLHNVLSPNLNKENYPSIDYLIKEAKKRNMIMIGAHSYRNNKSLSNLPDDILKQLDFLELNGKDYKKSHMVMRLAQSLNMKVTAGSDTHYWLQMGCIRNRLNAEANTIEELRKALSKSNTIIISPVIGLKVKAAAAVKKIMKQFQRVSF is encoded by the coding sequence ATGGATATAGATTTACATTGCCATGCAAAGCTTTCAAAAAAAAGCCAATTCAGCAGGTCTAATTTTAATAATTTAATAAGAGCGGCGCTAAGGAGCGGTTTTCATGCCATAGCAGTAACCGAGCATTTTAATACGTCCGGCTTTGAAAAAATTTATGAATTGATGGACAGCTACCCTTATATTGATGATCATTATATCATAGATGGGCTTAAAGTATTCTGCGGAATGGAAGTGGATATAAAAGAAGGCGGTCATGTTGCCATAATCGGGAAAAGGGATGATGTATCAAGCCTTCATAATGTGCTGTCACCGAACTTGAACAAAGAAAATTATCCTTCTATAGATTATTTGATTAAAGAAGCAAAAAAAAGAAATATGATAATGATAGGAGCACATTCGTACAGAAATAACAAATCGCTAAGCAATCTTCCGGATGACATATTGAAACAATTAGATTTTTTAGAATTAAACGGCAAGGACTATAAAAAAAGCCATATGGTAATGAGGCTTGCACAATCCCTTAACATGAAAGTGACAGCCGGGAGCGATACTCATTACTGGCTTCAGATGGGATGCATAAGAAACCGCCTCAATGCTGAAGCAAATACAATAGAAGAGTTAAGAAAAGCCTTAAGTAAAAGCAATACTATCATAATCTCGCCTGTCATCGGATTAAAAGTTAAAGCTGCGGCAGCGGTGAAAAAAATAATGAAGCAATTTCAAAGAGTCTCTTTTTAA
- a CDS encoding DUF6449 domain-containing protein, with amino-acid sequence MTSKSSYFDLSLIMDKLRKSPWIITMYSVILFFAMPVFLIIRMQNISSRMAQNPDSYIPSVISGFFSIDSKTIIILIIPAAVIAAATAFYYINSKKQVDFYHSLPILREKLFVSNYIAGVLCFLLPYTVSLILSVIALWGTGFISYLNPLLAISGYLFNVLFYFVIYTITIFSMVLCGNLVVSLLGTVVFLIYGLLFYLVYTEFMAYFYKNYYQIATLESLARNVSPILDFLIATTDYSFSGARIICYVILTVALTALSLYLYKKRPSEAAGRAMAFKSSRPIIKYPIVLLCTAILGLFFMSAGGGHIGWMIFGFVCGAALSHFIIEIIYNFDFKAIFNNIKGLAAFAVLFGLFICVPAFDITGYDSKLPDITEIKSVRLRITDFNRSSYFANVQEISNTNYYRTRERQMLDKLDLADIKNIEAVHLIAKMGVLNGEEGLNNSDSTIGIEFELKNGLKIARRYRNLKSSEIEPYIMGVFDTQEFKNKFYAMYSIDKNNINQVNVENLYGSSGNDRIAQIIDANRIGSLIDAVKNDTLELKGKSMKNETPIIALNLVNRSSDERVNWQVNVAVYPSFTQTLDVLKSFGIRNPEIISADMVDSIQIYNYEYEKYYYDKAAAYSQAVPTRESMGSPYEISITDKGEIEEILKSSIPERAVAYNPFFKRYDGYRVTVMSSKFLNGYNETFIFNEDLIPQFIKDKFPEMNKIN; translated from the coding sequence ATGACATCAAAAAGCTCATATTTTGATTTATCCCTTATAATGGATAAGCTTAGAAAAAGCCCCTGGATAATAACCATGTATTCCGTCATTTTGTTCTTTGCCATGCCGGTTTTTCTGATTATAAGAATGCAAAATATAAGCAGCAGGATGGCACAAAATCCTGATTCATATATTCCAAGTGTTATTTCCGGATTTTTTAGCATAGATTCAAAAACTATAATTATACTCATAATACCTGCCGCCGTAATAGCAGCTGCTACCGCATTCTATTATATAAACTCAAAAAAGCAGGTAGATTTTTATCATTCACTTCCCATATTGCGTGAAAAGCTTTTTGTTTCAAACTATATAGCAGGGGTTTTATGTTTCCTGCTGCCCTATACCGTAAGCTTGATACTTTCAGTTATAGCACTTTGGGGTACGGGATTTATATCTTATCTTAATCCATTACTTGCTATATCAGGCTACCTTTTTAACGTACTGTTTTACTTTGTAATTTACACTATAACAATTTTTTCAATGGTACTGTGCGGAAACTTAGTGGTAAGCCTTTTGGGAACTGTGGTATTTTTAATTTACGGGTTATTGTTTTATCTTGTTTATACAGAGTTTATGGCCTATTTCTACAAGAATTACTATCAAATAGCAACCCTTGAAAGCCTGGCGAGAAACGTATCGCCCATACTTGATTTTTTAATTGCCACTACAGATTACAGTTTCTCAGGAGCAAGAATTATATGCTATGTAATTTTGACTGTGGCGCTTACAGCTTTAAGCTTGTATCTTTATAAAAAACGTCCTTCCGAAGCTGCCGGAAGAGCCATGGCCTTTAAATCATCAAGGCCCATTATAAAATATCCGATAGTGCTTTTGTGCACAGCAATTCTGGGGTTGTTCTTTATGTCGGCAGGCGGCGGACACATAGGCTGGATGATATTCGGCTTTGTATGCGGTGCAGCCTTATCCCATTTCATAATAGAAATAATATACAATTTTGACTTTAAAGCTATATTTAACAACATAAAAGGTCTGGCAGCCTTTGCTGTTCTTTTCGGATTGTTTATATGCGTACCTGCCTTTGATATAACAGGTTATGACAGCAAGCTTCCTGATATAACGGAAATAAAAAGCGTAAGATTAAGGATTACAGATTTTAACCGCAGCTCCTATTTTGCAAATGTACAGGAAATAAGCAATACAAATTACTATAGAACAAGGGAAAGGCAGATGTTGGATAAGCTTGATCTTGCTGATATAAAAAACATTGAGGCAGTACATTTGATAGCTAAAATGGGTGTTTTAAACGGCGAGGAAGGCTTGAATAATTCTGATTCTACAATAGGGATTGAATTTGAGCTTAAAAACGGCTTGAAAATAGCCAGAAGGTATAGGAATTTAAAAAGCAGTGAAATAGAGCCTTATATTATGGGGGTCTTTGATACGCAGGAGTTTAAAAACAAATTTTATGCGATGTATTCCATAGACAAGAATAACATTAACCAGGTAAATGTTGAAAATCTTTATGGAAGCAGCGGCAATGACAGAATAGCCCAGATAATCGATGCAAACAGGATAGGCTCACTTATTGATGCTGTAAAAAATGACACATTAGAGCTTAAGGGTAAATCCATGAAAAATGAGACACCTATAATTGCCTTGAATCTTGTAAACAGAAGCTCCGATGAAAGAGTAAATTGGCAGGTAAATGTGGCTGTGTACCCTTCATTTACCCAGACTCTGGATGTGCTTAAAAGTTTCGGTATCAGAAATCCGGAGATAATAAGTGCCGATATGGTGGATTCCATACAAATTTACAATTATGAATATGAAAAATATTACTATGACAAAGCGGCTGCTTATTCTCAAGCTGTTCCAACAAGAGAGTCCATGGGAAGTCCTTATGAAATAAGTATTACAGACAAGGGGGAAATTGAAGAGATATTAAAAAGCAGCATTCCCGAGAGGGCTGTAGCTTACAACCCATTCTTTAAAAGGTATGATGGTTACAGGGTGACTGTAATGTCATCAAAATTCCTTAACGGTTATAATGAAACTTTTATATTCAATGAGGATTTGATACCTCAATTTATAAAAGATAAATTTCCTGAAATGAATAAAATAAATTAA
- a CDS encoding PAS domain S-box protein, producing MSTMDEGYKIKEEDIYNEKFQNALDTLIFVDKEDKIIEANKSAVKFYGYTYDELIGKSIGDLWHFNKGDKGRAKLSNVKDTGENFEAVHYKKDGSFVHVEVISMKTGIDDIVLYVIRDISERIEKENAMRRLAAIVEHSQDAIISTDLENIITSWNYGAERIYGYKEDEVVGKSILILVPHDRAEEAKKNIENTMGGIFLNNFETMRMAKDGHLVNVSLTVSAIKNDDGNVIGASMIARDITERVEKEKELSEKYEELTSIYEELAAEEEELRHNYKEMEALKEEAERANRAKSQFLANMSHEIRTPMNGIICITELLAETVLNEQQHEYIGMLKESSRMLMEIIDNLLDISKIESGKFKLNKETFNLKDTIEKIIKELWLVSQKKNIEIMYFIEPFINHELIGDSLRLSQVLINIVNNAIKFTERGHIFIRVSKVKNDENTIRLLFSVEDTGIGMSDETKERLFKVFSQGDDSYTKKYRGTGLGLAICKDIVNMMNGKIWVNSKENEGSTFYFTADFSIDDSALKSNYIENKANTASNTRDGADSKASTILIVDDNEINKKVASAFMKNKGYKVLCASNGREALYMLDGNKVDLILMDIQMPELNGFEATKIIRDTERYTNAHIPIIAMTAYAMSGDRQKCIDAGMDDYISKPLEANELYKKVESYLKRPV from the coding sequence ATGAGCACTATGGATGAAGGATATAAAATCAAAGAAGAGGATATTTATAATGAGAAATTCCAAAATGCTTTAGACACTCTTATTTTCGTTGATAAAGAGGATAAAATAATTGAAGCCAATAAAAGCGCAGTTAAGTTCTATGGATATACATATGATGAGCTTATAGGTAAAAGCATAGGGGATTTATGGCATTTTAATAAGGGGGATAAGGGCAGGGCAAAATTAAGCAATGTGAAGGATACCGGAGAGAATTTTGAGGCCGTTCACTATAAAAAGGATGGCAGTTTTGTTCATGTAGAAGTCATTTCCATGAAAACAGGTATAGATGATATTGTGTTATATGTTATAAGGGATATCTCTGAGAGGATTGAAAAAGAAAATGCCATGAGAAGGCTGGCTGCAATAGTCGAGCATTCACAGGATGCCATAATAAGTACGGATTTAGAAAACATTATAACCAGCTGGAATTATGGAGCGGAAAGAATATACGGATATAAGGAAGACGAGGTAGTCGGCAAAAGTATATTGATTCTTGTACCCCATGATAGGGCAGAAGAAGCAAAGAAAAATATTGAAAACACCATGGGCGGAATATTTTTGAACAATTTTGAAACCATGCGCATGGCAAAAGACGGACATCTTGTCAATGTTTCCTTAACTGTTTCCGCAATAAAGAATGATGACGGAAATGTTATAGGCGCATCCATGATAGCAAGGGATATAACCGAACGTGTGGAAAAGGAAAAAGAGCTAAGCGAAAAGTACGAAGAACTGACATCTATTTATGAAGAGCTGGCAGCAGAAGAAGAAGAATTAAGACACAATTATAAGGAAATGGAAGCCTTAAAAGAAGAAGCGGAAAGGGCAAATAGGGCTAAAAGCCAGTTTCTTGCAAATATGAGCCATGAAATAAGGACTCCCATGAATGGGATTATCTGCATTACGGAATTATTAGCTGAAACAGTGCTTAATGAACAGCAGCATGAATACATAGGCATGCTTAAAGAATCATCAAGAATGCTTATGGAAATAATAGACAACCTGCTGGATATATCAAAAATCGAATCAGGAAAGTTCAAGCTCAACAAAGAGACCTTTAACCTAAAGGATACTATTGAAAAAATAATCAAAGAGCTATGGCTTGTGAGCCAGAAAAAGAACATAGAGATTATGTATTTTATAGAGCCCTTTATAAATCATGAGCTTATAGGGGATTCATTAAGGCTTAGCCAGGTATTGATAAACATTGTGAATAATGCCATCAAATTTACCGAAAGAGGCCACATATTCATCAGGGTAAGCAAGGTAAAAAACGATGAAAACACCATAAGATTATTATTCTCCGTCGAGGATACTGGAATAGGAATGTCGGATGAAACAAAGGAAAGGCTCTTTAAAGTATTCAGCCAAGGGGATGATTCCTATACTAAAAAATACCGGGGAACAGGATTAGGGCTGGCCATATGCAAGGATATAGTAAATATGATGAACGGAAAGATATGGGTAAACAGCAAAGAAAATGAAGGCAGCACCTTTTATTTCACCGCTGATTTTTCAATCGATGACAGCGCCTTAAAGTCAAATTACATAGAAAATAAAGCAAATACCGCATCAAATACAAGAGATGGTGCTGACTCTAAAGCTTCAACCATACTTATAGTGGATGATAATGAAATAAACAAGAAAGTGGCTTCTGCCTTTATGAAGAACAAGGGCTACAAAGTTTTGTGTGCTTCCAATGGAAGAGAGGCCCTTTATATGCTGGACGGTAATAAAGTGGATTTGATATTGATGGATATACAGATGCCGGAATTAAACGGGTTTGAAGCCACCAAAATTATAAGAGATACGGAAAGATATACAAATGCTCATATACCGATTATAGCCATGACCGCATATGCCATGTCGGGTGACAGGCAAAAATGCATAGATGCCGGTATGGATGATTATATTTCAAAGCCTCTTGAGGCAAATGAACTGTATAAAAAAGTCGAAAGCTATTTAAAAAGACCGGTATGA
- a CDS encoding GntR family transcriptional regulator, protein MISIDYRDKRPIYEQLIEGIEDMAIRGILEPDSQLISVRQLALELSINPNTIQRAYAELEKKGIIYSIKGRGSFVSGNLEKLRTERKQLIFKEFDYILGRAVKEGIQKHELLEFCQKYFDGQKEGIE, encoded by the coding sequence ATGATCTCCATTGATTATAGGGATAAAAGGCCAATTTACGAACAGTTGATTGAAGGAATAGAGGATATGGCAATAAGGGGGATTTTAGAGCCGGACAGCCAGTTAATATCTGTGCGGCAATTAGCCTTGGAGCTTTCCATCAATCCTAACACCATTCAAAGAGCCTATGCCGAACTTGAGAAAAAAGGGATAATTTACAGTATTAAAGGACGGGGAAGCTTTGTATCGGGGAACCTTGAAAAGCTTCGCACAGAGAGAAAGCAGCTGATATTTAAAGAATTTGACTATATTCTAGGTAGGGCGGTAAAAGAGGGAATACAAAAACATGAGCTGCTTGAATTCTGCCAAAAGTATTTTGATGGGCAAAAGGAGGGAATAGAATGA
- a CDS encoding putative bifunctional diguanylate cyclase/phosphodiesterase, translating to MDKRLQRTYQNSIPHLTVKFMPLKAVGLYLLSGIFCVFLIDVVLHKFISDMDTVLILKMVKSLLYLTATSYVLYRIIIYYRKNIGIYVEQLNVFENDLKNLSIQLSAAEDELTVKYNELKNKEEDIRVWKERLDLIIEGTSNTIWEWDITAGKFQFTEKVTNTLGYSYEEFDCISIRDIVHPDDRDALSKDIENHLSGRTMYFQSEFRMKPRIGEYKWVFASGKGIKGDDGKIISMIGSLNDITERKETEEKLVKLVYYDYLTGLQNRALFEERLGSILKEAVISDKRGSVLFIDLDNFKKVNDSLGHDYGDQLIKLAAQMLKLTLGPDDEVCRFGGDEFIILHPQNEGDVTSAQLAKNILDIFVNPFEIGEKQVYVTTSIGIALYPDDGVDVSTILKNADAAMYEAKRSGKNTYSFYNRKVISEIIKRTELEKRMRNAIENDEFYLCYQPQFNIKTGEITSLEALIRWNSPEYGVVVPAEFISIAEESGFIIQIGEWVLKNVCMQSRIWKDKGYNFEHIAINISPIQLKHSGFIQAVNNILEETEVLTSFIEFEITENVLIEPFYQSIEILTKLQDMGIKIALDDFGTGYSSLNYLKMLPINSLKIDKSFIDNITADSDVMSIVEGIITLAHKMKLSVIAEGVETGEQFNILKDEQCDKIQGHYIARPLSPYEIGELLEKQLTICP from the coding sequence ATGGATAAGAGATTGCAGAGAACATATCAAAATTCAATACCACACTTAACTGTAAAATTCATGCCGCTAAAGGCAGTGGGTTTATATCTGCTGTCCGGCATTTTCTGCGTATTTCTAATAGATGTTGTTCTGCATAAATTCATTTCGGACATGGATACAGTTCTCATACTTAAAATGGTCAAAAGCCTTTTATATCTGACAGCAACATCTTATGTATTATACAGGATTATCATTTATTACAGAAAAAATATAGGTATATATGTTGAGCAGCTTAACGTTTTTGAAAATGATTTAAAAAACTTAAGCATACAGCTATCTGCTGCTGAAGATGAACTAACTGTCAAATACAATGAACTTAAAAATAAAGAGGAAGACATCAGGGTATGGAAGGAAAGACTGGATTTAATAATCGAAGGTACAAGCAACACCATATGGGAATGGGATATAACGGCAGGAAAATTTCAATTTACGGAAAAGGTAACCAACACATTAGGATACTCTTATGAGGAATTTGACTGTATATCAATAAGAGATATTGTCCATCCGGATGACAGGGATGCTTTGTCAAAAGATATTGAAAATCACTTATCAGGAAGAACCATGTATTTTCAGAGTGAGTTTAGAATGAAGCCCCGCATAGGCGAATATAAATGGGTATTTGCAAGCGGAAAAGGAATAAAGGGTGATGACGGGAAGATAATCAGCATGATAGGCTCGCTGAACGATATAACAGAGAGAAAAGAGACGGAGGAGAAGCTTGTAAAGCTTGTATACTATGACTATTTAACAGGACTTCAAAACAGGGCTCTCTTTGAAGAGAGACTGGGAAGTATTTTAAAAGAAGCAGTTATTTCGGATAAAAGAGGTTCGGTATTATTTATAGATCTCGATAATTTCAAAAAAGTAAATGATTCCTTAGGTCATGATTATGGTGATCAATTGATAAAGCTTGCTGCCCAAATGCTTAAATTGACTTTGGGGCCTGATGATGAGGTATGCAGATTTGGAGGAGACGAATTCATAATATTACATCCGCAAAATGAAGGAGATGTGACCAGCGCACAACTGGCCAAAAATATTCTGGATATTTTTGTGAATCCATTTGAAATAGGAGAAAAACAGGTTTATGTAACTACCAGCATAGGCATAGCCCTTTATCCCGATGACGGCGTGGACGTAAGCACCATTTTGAAAAATGCGGACGCGGCCATGTACGAAGCAAAGAGGTCGGGAAAAAATACATACAGTTTCTATAACAGAAAAGTAATTTCAGAGATAATCAAGAGAACCGAGCTTGAAAAAAGGATGAGAAATGCCATTGAAAATGATGAATTTTATTTGTGCTATCAGCCTCAGTTTAATATTAAAACCGGAGAAATAACAAGCCTGGAAGCTCTTATCAGATGGAACAGCCCGGAATATGGAGTGGTGGTGCCTGCAGAATTTATATCCATAGCCGAGGAATCCGGCTTTATAATTCAGATAGGAGAATGGGTTCTTAAAAATGTATGTATGCAAAGCAGGATATGGAAAGATAAGGGCTACAATTTTGAACACATAGCCATAAATATATCACCTATACAGTTGAAACATTCGGGCTTCATTCAAGCGGTTAATAATATTTTGGAGGAAACAGAAGTACTAACCAGCTTCATAGAGTTTGAAATAACGGAAAATGTGCTCATCGAGCCTTTTTATCAAAGTATAGAAATACTTACAAAGCTTCAGGATATGGGTATTAAAATTGCATTGGATGATTTTGGCACAGGATATTCATCCTTGAACTATTTAAAAATGCTGCCCATAAACTCCTTGAAAATAGATAAATCCTTTATCGATAACATAACCGCCGACTCAGATGTAATGTCAATTGTTGAGGGCATAATAACACTGGCTCATAAAATGAAGTTATCTGTAATTGCCGAAGGAGTGGAGACAGGAGAACAATTTAATATATTAAAAGATGAACAATGCGATAAAATTCAGGGGCATTATATAGCAAGGCCATTATCTCCTTATGAGATTGGAGAGTTATTGGAAAAACAATTGACTATATGCCCATGA
- a CDS encoding ABC transporter ATP-binding protein — MISAKNVTKYFDDIKAIDDVTAVIKEGSVFGLIGSNGAGKSTFLRMLSGVIKPDRGEITIDGENVFENIKVKERFFYISDEQYFFPNTTPKALKEYYKNIYKNFDSKRFDSLMKGFNLDENRKINTFSKGMKKQVSVICAVSSMTDYIFCDETFDGLDPVVRQAVKSIFAGDMEDRGLTPVIASHNLRELEDICDHIGLLHRGGILLSKDLEDMKLGIHKIQCVFTQSKTREDFSDIEILSFEKRGSLYTITARGKREELTLRIQKEETIFFELLPLSLEEIFISETEVRGYDIKKLIF; from the coding sequence ATGATAAGTGCAAAGAATGTTACAAAGTATTTTGATGACATCAAGGCTATAGACGACGTAACGGCTGTGATAAAGGAAGGTTCGGTATTTGGACTTATCGGGTCTAACGGTGCAGGAAAGTCTACTTTTTTAAGAATGCTGAGCGGGGTTATAAAGCCTGACAGGGGAGAAATAACCATAGACGGTGAAAATGTATTTGAAAACATAAAGGTAAAAGAAAGATTTTTTTATATATCCGATGAGCAGTATTTTTTTCCAAATACTACGCCAAAGGCTCTTAAAGAGTATTATAAAAACATATATAAAAACTTCGATTCTAAAAGATTCGATTCCTTGATGAAAGGCTTCAACCTGGATGAAAACAGAAAGATAAATACATTTTCAAAGGGTATGAAAAAACAGGTATCTGTCATATGTGCGGTATCATCCATGACGGATTATATTTTCTGTGATGAAACCTTCGACGGACTGGATCCGGTTGTGAGGCAGGCGGTAAAGAGCATATTTGCAGGTGATATGGAAGACAGAGGTTTGACTCCTGTTATAGCCTCCCACAATTTAAGGGAATTAGAGGATATATGCGACCACATAGGACTTTTGCACAGAGGCGGAATTCTCCTTTCAAAGGATTTGGAGGATATGAAGCTTGGAATACATAAAATACAATGCGTCTTTACACAATCAAAAACCAGGGAAGACTTTTCGGACATTGAAATTTTATCCTTTGAAAAAAGGGGTTCATTATATACCATAACAGCAAGAGGTAAAAGAGAAGAGCTTACATTAAGGATTCAAAAGGAAGAAACTATATTCTTCGAGCTTTTGCCTTTATCCCTGGAAGAAATATTTATAAGCGAGACGGAGGTGCGCGGATATGACATCAAAAAGCTCATATTTTGA
- a CDS encoding energy-coupling factor ABC transporter ATP-binding protein: protein MISGIIKPVSGNVFVYGNDTQKIQIGKLSEKAAYIYQNPEEMFIEDSIRKDIEYFLKSRRYENYQEAVNNIVDILDLAKLQDKDGRLLSGGQQRRASIAIGVACNPSVILLDEPTGSLDISNRKNMVSILEHLRDKIKTAVITTHDMQLVAEWADRIVVMKEGKILAIGNKHDIFNNKELLKKANLKSPQIVELCQELDITPLIFTLNEFERRVFKTREGSNYGIYDKALQ from the coding sequence TTGATCTCCGGTATCATAAAACCTGTTTCAGGAAATGTCTTTGTATACGGCAATGATACTCAAAAGATACAAATCGGAAAGCTGTCAGAAAAAGCGGCATATATTTATCAAAACCCTGAAGAGATGTTCATAGAAGACAGCATCCGAAAGGATATAGAATATTTTCTGAAGTCCAGAAGATATGAAAATTATCAGGAAGCGGTGAACAACATAGTTGATATTTTGGATCTTGCAAAGCTTCAGGATAAGGATGGGAGGCTGTTAAGCGGCGGGCAGCAGCGCAGGGCATCGATTGCAATAGGAGTAGCCTGTAATCCTTCGGTTATTTTGCTGGACGAACCTACCGGAAGTTTAGATATTTCTAACCGAAAAAACATGGTCTCAATATTGGAGCATTTAAGGGATAAAATAAAAACAGCGGTAATAACCACCCATGATATGCAGCTTGTGGCAGAGTGGGCTGACAGAATTGTGGTAATGAAGGAGGGCAAAATACTGGCAATTGGTAATAAGCATGATATTTTCAATAACAAAGAACTCCTTAAGAAAGCCAATTTAAAATCTCCTCAGATTGTGGAGCTGTGTCAGGAGCTAGATATTACGCCTTTGATTTTCACTCTGAATGAATTTGAAAGAAGGGTTTTTAAAACCAGGGAGGGTTCGAACTATGGAATATATGACAAAGCTCTTCAATAA
- a CDS encoding energy-coupling factor transporter transmembrane component T family protein: MEYMTKLFNKISVERIKIELYKTAFGSNETLISRLDPRILIIWYLIFALIPWFIFDRAVLIGLFLFVAAVAYVSKVSKFIIFLLCTGIAMELLCYSLVAYIFGGGVDAFLAMTVLTLKLVVISLSSIAIFCNMDPERLSDALLSFGVPGHVTFAVSYGYRMVPVLIEEYNNIINSYRLRGVPPDKKGFLYWRQIAYMLNMAVGAFYPLVLNTAKRTRTTVEALEVRGFSYALLNREVKKLKLSYLKIGYKEMAFLLGSLLYIYLLISIL; this comes from the coding sequence ATGGAATATATGACAAAGCTCTTCAATAAAATTTCGGTAGAAAGGATTAAGATTGAATTATATAAAACTGCTTTTGGAAGCAATGAAACCCTTATTTCCCGGTTGGATCCCAGGATTTTAATCATATGGTACCTTATATTTGCGCTTATTCCATGGTTTATATTTGACAGAGCAGTGCTTATAGGGCTTTTTCTGTTTGTTGCAGCTGTAGCATATGTTTCAAAGGTCAGTAAATTTATTATCTTTCTTCTTTGTACAGGCATAGCAATGGAATTGCTATGCTACAGCCTGGTTGCCTATATTTTCGGAGGAGGTGTTGATGCCTTCCTGGCCATGACAGTTTTAACTTTAAAGCTTGTTGTCATCTCACTTTCAAGCATAGCAATATTCTGCAACATGGATCCTGAAAGGCTGAGTGATGCATTATTAAGCTTCGGAGTTCCCGGGCATGTCACTTTTGCAGTTTCCTATGGTTATAGGATGGTGCCTGTTTTAATAGAGGAATATAATAATATAATAAATTCATACAGGCTCCGTGGAGTGCCGCCTGATAAAAAGGGGTTTTTGTATTGGCGCCAAATTGCATACATGCTGAATATGGCAGTCGGGGCCTTTTATCCCTTGGTATTAAATACGGCCAAAAGGACGAGGACTACGGTTGAGGCACTGGAGGTAAGAGGATTTTCCTATGCCCTTTTAAACCGGGAAGTGAAAAAACTGAAATTATCCTATTTAAAGATCGGCTATAAGGAGATGGCGTTTTTATTAGGCTCACTGCTTTATATTTATTTACTGATATCAATTTTATAA
- a CDS encoding LytR/AlgR family response regulator transcription factor gives MHLNFILADNNKNFLENTCSYIKKFISEHDMDASLGLYTTNPSDVLEYANKNSGQINVYILDMDFDDEINGLALGRVIREKEPLSYIIYVTHSVYMTMMVFKYRLKVFDFLVKPISYSDIADSLTALVEDFKKISNVYFPVKHNSIAVKSGYQEYHIPVNDIVYIESFGPKLIIHTNDGSIEYYGTLKDIESSINELTDTFFRSHKSFLINTRHITEANLQDMSVTMSTGDKCLISRNKRTFLKNLASLDNAHAGHMQYKNR, from the coding sequence ATGCATTTGAATTTTATTCTGGCTGATAATAATAAGAATTTTTTAGAGAACACGTGCAGTTATATAAAAAAATTCATATCGGAACATGATATGGATGCCAGTCTTGGCTTATATACCACTAACCCTTCAGATGTGCTGGAGTATGCAAACAAAAACTCCGGACAAATAAATGTATATATACTGGATATGGATTTTGATGATGAAATCAACGGTTTAGCCTTAGGGAGGGTTATAAGGGAAAAAGAGCCCTTATCCTACATAATATATGTTACGCACTCCGTATATATGACTATGATGGTATTTAAGTATCGGTTGAAAGTATTTGATTTTTTAGTCAAGCCCATTAGCTATTCCGATATAGCCGACTCCCTTACAGCCCTTGTTGAAGACTTTAAAAAAATCTCCAATGTTTATTTTCCTGTCAAACATAATTCCATTGCGGTAAAATCCGGATACCAGGAATACCATATACCGGTAAATGATATAGTATACATTGAATCCTTCGGCCCCAAGCTTATCATACATACCAATGATGGCAGCATCGAATACTACGGCACCTTAAAGGATATCGAAAGCTCCATCAATGAACTGACGGATACCTTTTTCCGTTCCCATAAATCCTTTTTAATAAATACCCGGCACATAACAGAAGCAAATCTGCAGGATATGTCCGTAACTATGTCTACAGGAGATAAATGCCTCATATCCCGGAACAAAAGGACCTTTTTAAAAAATCTGGCAAGCTTAGATAACGCCCATGCTGGGCACATGCAATATAAAAACCGGTAA